The following proteins are encoded in a genomic region of Thiomonas sp. X19:
- a CDS encoding IS1182-like element ISThsp16 family transposase, giving the protein MSRFVPVDRDTAYLLPPSVDEWLPTDHLARFVVEVIEQLDLGDLARQYAGRGSAAHHPAVLLGLLIYGYANGVHSSRKIERATYDSVAFRFVAANTHPDHDTLATFRRRFLKEVEALFVQVLVLAREMKLLKLGHIALDGTKIDANASKHKALSWAHANKIEAQLRQEVQTLLALAENSDRATVPDGMDVPAEIALRADRLSAIAQAKAKIEQRASERHQVEQQEYEAKTAKRQAQREAGKKPRGKDPEPPEAGPRSSDQVNLTDEESRIMPVSGGGFEQSYNAQAGVDIATMMVITQHVSQASNDKREVVPTLQQIQALPAVLGEVHTLITDNGFFSQANVIACNDAGIEPLLALKRESHHTPVMGRFAPDVPEPQTTDPLVQMAHRLGTQAGRALYGLRKQTVEPVFGIIKQVMGWRQMSMRGLAKAQGEWSLVTMAWNIKRMHVLRAA; this is encoded by the coding sequence ATGAGCCGCTTCGTCCCTGTTGACCGAGACACCGCATATCTGTTGCCACCGTCGGTGGACGAATGGCTGCCCACTGATCACTTGGCGCGCTTCGTGGTCGAAGTCATCGAGCAGCTTGATCTGGGCGATCTGGCCCGACAGTACGCAGGCCGGGGCTCGGCGGCGCACCATCCGGCGGTGCTGCTGGGCCTGCTGATCTACGGCTACGCCAACGGCGTGCACTCCAGCCGCAAGATCGAGCGGGCGACCTACGACTCGGTGGCGTTCCGCTTTGTTGCGGCCAATACCCACCCCGATCACGACACGCTGGCGACGTTCCGCCGCCGCTTCTTGAAGGAGGTGGAGGCACTGTTCGTGCAGGTGCTGGTTCTGGCGCGCGAGATGAAGCTGCTCAAGCTCGGACACATCGCGCTGGATGGCACCAAGATCGACGCCAACGCCAGCAAGCACAAGGCCTTGTCGTGGGCTCATGCCAACAAGATCGAGGCGCAGCTGCGCCAGGAAGTACAAACGCTGCTGGCGCTGGCAGAGAACAGCGACCGCGCGACGGTACCCGACGGCATGGATGTGCCGGCGGAGATCGCCCTGCGTGCAGATCGCTTGAGCGCAATCGCGCAGGCCAAGGCCAAGATCGAGCAGCGCGCCAGCGAACGCCATCAGGTCGAGCAGCAGGAGTACGAGGCCAAGACCGCCAAGCGCCAAGCCCAGCGCGAGGCGGGCAAGAAGCCGCGCGGCAAGGACCCTGAGCCGCCAGAGGCCGGCCCCCGGAGCAGCGATCAGGTCAACCTCACGGATGAAGAGTCGCGCATCATGCCCGTGTCGGGTGGGGGCTTCGAGCAAAGCTACAACGCACAAGCCGGCGTGGACATCGCGACGATGATGGTGATCACCCAGCATGTGAGCCAGGCATCCAACGACAAGCGCGAAGTTGTGCCTACGCTGCAGCAGATCCAAGCGTTACCCGCGGTGCTGGGCGAGGTGCACACGCTCATCACGGACAACGGCTTCTTCAGCCAAGCCAACGTGATCGCGTGCAACGACGCGGGTATCGAGCCGCTGCTGGCGCTCAAGCGGGAGTCGCATCACACGCCGGTGATGGGGCGCTTTGCACCCGATGTGCCCGAGCCCCAGACGACGGATCCGCTCGTGCAGATGGCACACCGCCTGGGCACGCAAGCAGGCCGAGCCCTGTACGGCCTGCGCAAGCAGACAGTGGAGCCGGTGTTCGGCATCATCAAGCAAGTGATGGGTTGGCGCCAGATGAGCATGCGCGGGCTGGCCAAGGCACAAGGCGAATGGAGCTTGGTGACCATGGCTTGGAACATCAAGCGCATGCACGTCCTGCGAGCCGCGTGA
- a CDS encoding IS3 family transposase (programmed frameshift), giving the protein MTKTIRRARYTLEFKQEAVRLVEGGQSIAAAARTLGVVDQTLFNWVKAHRQGKLTGADSKVVSAEQMEISRLRAELARVKMERDILGKSDGVLRQGSEVKYAFIQRHRRVWPISVQCRVLGVSVAGYHEHFARRANAAQRRHLSDDALLVHILAIHAETRGGYGWPRTWKELLARGIRVGKQRVQKLMQRHGIRAKGKRRFKVTTDSNHDLPIAPNLLDRQFNVAEPDKVWAGDITYIATDEGWLFLAVVIDLFSRQVIGWSLRQDMTRDIVIDALRMAWFKRHPSKQAGLIFHSDRGSQYAAKDYRDALTEYGITASMSRRGNCWDNACSETLFGSLKVERLHGQRFKTRRQAMDEVVAWMLWYNRTRLHSTLAYVSPMRFEENWLANQPRHASA; this is encoded by the exons ATGACGAAGACGATAAGGCGGGCGCGGTACACGCTGGAGTTCAAGCAGGAGGCGGTGCGCCTGGTCGAAGGCGGCCAGAGCATCGCGGCGGCGGCGCGCACGCTGGGCGTGGTGGACCAGACGCTGTTCAACTGGGTCAAGGCCCACCGGCAGGGCAAGCTTACCGGTGCCGACAGCAAGGTCGTGAGCGCCGAGCAGATGGAGATCAGCCGGCTGCGGGCCGAGCTGGCGCGCGTGAAGATGGAGCGCGACATCCTGG GGAAAAGCGACGGCGTACTTCGCCAAGGCAGCGAAGTGAAGTACGCCTTCATCCAACGTCACCGCCGTGTGTGGCCGATCTCGGTGCAGTGCCGGGTGCTTGGTGTCAGCGTGGCCGGCTACCACGAGCACTTCGCTCGCCGTGCCAACGCTGCCCAGCGTCGCCACCTGAGCGACGATGCGCTGCTGGTGCACATCTTGGCCATTCATGCCGAGACGCGCGGCGGCTACGGCTGGCCACGCACGTGGAAGGAACTGCTGGCCAGGGGCATCCGGGTGGGCAAGCAGCGGGTTCAGAAACTCATGCAACGGCATGGCATACGCGCCAAGGGCAAGCGCCGCTTCAAGGTCACGACAGACAGCAACCATGACCTGCCGATCGCACCCAACCTGCTCGACCGACAATTCAACGTGGCCGAGCCCGACAAGGTCTGGGCGGGCGACATCACGTACATCGCCACCGACGAAGGGTGGCTGTTCCTGGCCGTGGTCATCGACTTGTTCAGTCGTCAAGTCATCGGCTGGAGCCTGCGCCAGGACATGACGCGCGACATCGTCATCGACGCCTTGCGCATGGCGTGGTTCAAGCGCCATCCGAGCAAGCAGGCCGGGCTGATCTTCCATAGCGACCGCGGCAGCCAATACGCTGCCAAGGACTACCGTGATGCGCTGACCGAATACGGCATCACCGCGTCGATGAGCCGTCGCGGCAACTGTTGGGACAACGCCTGCAGCGAGACGCTGTTCGGCTCGTTGAAGGTAGAGCGGCTACACGGGCAACGCTTCAAGACCCGGCGCCAGGCCATGGACGAAGTCGTCGCCTGGATGCTCTGGTACAACCGCACCCGACTGCACTCGACGCTGGCCTATGTCAGCCCGATGCGGTTCGAAGAAAACTGGCTCGCCAACCAACCCCGGCACGCCAGTGCATGA
- a CDS encoding CopG family transcriptional regulator, with the protein MSERINARLSQPLAEFVDRMVGEAGLYETPSEYVRDLIRRDMERRDSQFVQDAILSGYRDLAAGRAFASSGSFKADMAALDRKEADGWQ; encoded by the coding sequence ATGTCCGAACGCATCAACGCTCGTCTGTCGCAACCCTTGGCTGAATTCGTAGATCGAATGGTTGGCGAGGCGGGTCTTTACGAAACACCCAGCGAATACGTACGCGACCTGATCCGCCGCGACATGGAACGGCGTGACAGCCAGTTTGTGCAGGACGCCATCCTCTCCGGTTACCGAGACTTGGCGGCAGGCCGCGCTTTTGCGTCCAGCGGCTCCTTCAAGGCCGACATGGCGGCACTCGACCGCAAGGAAGCCGATGGCTGGCAATGA
- a CDS encoding type II toxin-antitoxin system RelE/ParE family toxin — protein sequence MAGNDVPSPATFLLTRNAALDLRRIHTRSCREWGDVVADQYLDDLYAAMGVAAANPEKGCLRQYRSAPFLMVPARQHFVIYDLVPQGIVVLTVQHQVRDIETLIAELTPAFVTEVERLKRKV from the coding sequence ATGGCTGGCAATGACGTGCCATCACCCGCCACGTTCCTGCTGACCCGGAATGCGGCGCTGGATTTGCGCCGCATCCACACACGGTCGTGCCGTGAATGGGGTGACGTGGTTGCTGATCAGTACCTCGACGATCTGTACGCTGCCATGGGCGTTGCTGCCGCGAACCCGGAGAAGGGCTGCTTGCGGCAGTACCGTTCGGCGCCATTTCTGATGGTTCCTGCGCGGCAACACTTCGTCATATATGACCTTGTGCCGCAGGGCATTGTGGTGCTGACGGTTCAACATCAGGTTCGCGACATCGAAACCCTGATTGCGGAACTGACCCCGGCCTTCGTCACTGAAGTGGAGCGTTTGAAGCGGAAAGTCTGA
- a CDS encoding GNAT family N-acetyltransferase, whose translation MTLRGPEPLGVQHGLDGFDCGKPALNDWLLRHAQQAQGSGSARTFVVAADDRVAGYFSLTVGQIDSLEAPDRIRKGMGQYPVPVVILARLAVSLQDQGRGIGFGLLQNAIRRTMLIAEQAGIRAMLTHPIDEEAARFYTRFGFIASPLREQQLLLLLKDARRWVS comes from the coding sequence GTGACGTTGCGCGGACCTGAGCCTCTTGGAGTTCAGCACGGGCTAGATGGATTCGACTGCGGCAAACCAGCGCTGAACGACTGGCTGCTGCGCCACGCCCAGCAGGCCCAAGGCAGCGGATCAGCCAGAACCTTTGTCGTGGCAGCTGATGATCGCGTGGCTGGTTATTTCAGCCTGACTGTTGGCCAGATCGATTCGCTGGAGGCGCCGGATCGCATCCGCAAAGGGATGGGGCAGTACCCGGTGCCGGTGGTGATCCTGGCGCGGCTGGCCGTGTCGCTGCAGGATCAGGGACGCGGCATCGGATTTGGCCTGCTGCAGAATGCCATCCGCCGCACGATGCTGATTGCCGAGCAGGCCGGCATCCGTGCGATGCTTACCCACCCTATCGACGAGGAAGCGGCAAGGTTCTATACCCGGTTCGGCTTCATTGCGTCGCCGCTGCGCGAGCAGCAGTTGTTGTTGCTACTCAAAGATGCCCGCCGCTGGGTAAGTTGA
- a CDS encoding AAA family ATPase, whose product MVSDSVFIRKTAKSDSLLGLASQKGGVGKTTLAGHLAVMAESKGAGPVALIDTDPQGSLSSWWNERRAETPAFASVDIASLADHLSLLEKAGVNLAIIDTPPAVTETIRKVLAVADMVLIPTRPSPHDLRAVGSTVELVEAVGKRMVFVINGAAQRARITGEAAIALSQHGTVAPVTLYQRTDFAASMIDGRTAQEIDPSSRTAGEVEALWNYVSTQLRK is encoded by the coding sequence ATTGTCTCGGATAGCGTCTTCATCCGGAAGACCGCAAAGTCCGACAGTCTCCTAGGACTTGCAAGTCAAAAGGGTGGCGTTGGCAAGACCACGCTGGCCGGGCACCTGGCCGTGATGGCCGAGAGCAAAGGCGCCGGGCCTGTGGCCTTGATCGACACCGACCCGCAGGGCAGCTTGTCGAGCTGGTGGAACGAGCGCCGGGCGGAAACACCCGCCTTCGCTTCGGTGGACATCGCCAGCCTTGCCGATCATCTGTCGCTGCTTGAGAAGGCCGGTGTCAATCTGGCGATCATCGACACGCCGCCTGCGGTCACCGAAACGATTCGGAAGGTTCTGGCTGTGGCAGACATGGTTCTGATTCCGACCAGGCCGAGTCCGCACGATCTCCGCGCTGTTGGTTCGACGGTGGAGCTGGTGGAAGCCGTGGGCAAACGCATGGTGTTCGTGATCAATGGCGCAGCGCAGCGGGCCAGGATCACGGGCGAGGCGGCGATCGCGCTTTCTCAGCATGGCACCGTGGCTCCGGTCACGCTGTACCAGCGCACCGACTTTGCGGCATCGATGATCGACGGGCGCACCGCCCAGGAGATTGACCCTAGCAGCCGCACTGCCGGCGAGGTCGAGGCGTTATGGAACTACGTATCTACGCAACTACGCAAATGA
- a CDS encoding type II toxin-antitoxin system PrlF family antitoxin translates to MPAILEVESTLTDRYQTTVPETVRRALRLGKRDKIHYTIRPGGEVVLTRVDASEGDDPVLGQFLGFLARDIASHPERLQAIDANFVQRLQSLTGGIEVDLDAPLSADDE, encoded by the coding sequence ATGCCCGCCATCCTCGAGGTCGAATCCACCCTGACCGACCGCTACCAGACCACGGTGCCGGAGACGGTACGCCGCGCCCTTCGGCTCGGCAAGCGCGACAAGATCCATTACACAATCCGCCCCGGCGGCGAAGTCGTGCTGACCCGCGTCGACGCATCCGAAGGTGACGACCCGGTGCTCGGTCAGTTCTTGGGCTTCCTGGCCCGCGACATCGCCAGCCATCCGGAACGCCTGCAGGCCATCGACGCCAACTTCGTGCAGCGCCTCCAATCGCTGACCGGTGGCATCGAAGTCGACCTCGACGCCCCCCTGTCGGCGGACGATGAATGA
- a CDS encoding recombinase family protein produces the protein MNKINPEHLARGAYVYVRQSTADQLRHNHESRRRQYALADRARALGWTEVVVIDDDLGVSAGGVARPGFERLLAAICSGQVGAVVSIEASRLARNGRDWHTLLEFCALVGSLIVDEDGIYDPRSVNDRLLLGMKGTMSEMELSLLRQRSVEALKLKAARGDLHTTVAIGYVRSEGDRIERDADLRIREAIAAVFRRFAQAGSVRQALLWFRQERIDLPSAVYENGRRCVIWRLPVYNAVLKILTNPVYAGAYAFGRTETRVRIEAGRKRVVHGHRRAQEHWQVLIQEHHEGYIDWPTYEHNQRVIADNTNMRGSMARGAPRRGEALLAGLLRCAHCGRKLHVAYSGSDGTIARYHCKGAAINHGAVPGCISFGSLRVDEAVSGEVLSVLLPLGVQAALRAIEHHANDEHATRRQLELALEQARFEAARAQRQFDAVDPGNRLVAAELERRWNERLSEVTRREAEIKTLQTVTEWSLTPQQRDDLMALGTDLPRVWSHPSASNAVRKRILRCVIREIVARVDEARIELVMHWQGGDHTELSVVKNRTGQHRWTTDVGVQVLIVQLARQLGDAGIASLLNRLGHRTGKGHTWTEMRVRSFRGDHHIAVYQNGEREARGELTLEQAAEALGTSKMTVLRMISVATLPATQACKGAPWAIKAADLQRPEVRASVSSPGVRPLPDDPRQISLELQ, from the coding sequence ATGAACAAGATCAACCCTGAGCACTTGGCGCGTGGCGCCTACGTGTACGTGCGCCAGTCCACAGCCGATCAGTTGCGCCACAACCATGAGAGTCGCCGGCGCCAATACGCCCTGGCCGATCGGGCACGCGCGCTCGGTTGGACCGAGGTCGTGGTCATCGACGACGACCTCGGTGTGTCCGCCGGCGGCGTCGCACGGCCAGGCTTTGAGCGACTGCTGGCGGCGATCTGCAGCGGCCAGGTCGGCGCCGTGGTGTCCATTGAGGCATCGCGCCTGGCACGCAACGGTCGCGACTGGCACACGCTGCTGGAATTCTGCGCACTGGTGGGCAGCCTCATCGTCGACGAAGACGGCATTTATGATCCACGCAGCGTCAACGACCGGTTGCTGCTGGGCATGAAGGGCACGATGTCGGAGATGGAGTTGTCCCTCCTTCGCCAACGATCCGTCGAAGCCCTCAAGCTCAAGGCGGCGCGGGGTGATCTGCACACGACGGTGGCGATCGGCTATGTGCGCAGCGAGGGCGACCGGATTGAACGCGACGCCGATCTGCGCATCCGCGAAGCGATCGCGGCCGTGTTCCGTCGATTCGCACAGGCCGGCAGCGTGCGCCAGGCGCTGCTGTGGTTCCGACAAGAGCGCATTGATCTGCCCTCGGCGGTCTACGAGAACGGCCGGCGCTGCGTGATCTGGCGTCTGCCGGTCTATAACGCGGTGCTCAAGATTCTCACCAATCCCGTCTATGCCGGCGCCTATGCGTTTGGCCGCACCGAGACACGCGTCCGGATCGAAGCCGGCCGCAAGCGCGTCGTGCACGGCCATCGTCGTGCCCAGGAGCACTGGCAGGTCTTGATCCAGGAGCACCACGAGGGGTACATTGATTGGCCGACCTATGAGCACAACCAGCGCGTGATCGCCGACAACACCAACATGCGCGGCAGCATGGCGCGCGGCGCACCCCGGCGCGGAGAGGCATTGCTGGCCGGGTTGCTGCGATGCGCGCACTGTGGTCGCAAGCTGCACGTCGCCTACAGCGGCAGCGACGGCACCATCGCCCGCTATCACTGCAAGGGGGCCGCGATCAATCATGGCGCGGTGCCTGGATGCATTTCTTTCGGCTCGCTGCGCGTGGACGAGGCCGTCTCCGGCGAAGTGCTGAGCGTGCTGCTGCCGCTTGGGGTGCAGGCCGCACTGCGTGCCATCGAGCACCATGCCAACGATGAGCACGCGACGCGGCGCCAGCTCGAACTCGCGTTGGAGCAGGCGCGCTTTGAGGCGGCGCGTGCGCAGCGGCAGTTCGACGCCGTTGACCCCGGCAATCGACTGGTGGCCGCCGAACTTGAGCGGCGCTGGAACGAGCGCCTCTCCGAGGTTACCCGGCGCGAGGCGGAGATCAAGACGCTGCAGACCGTGACCGAATGGAGCCTGACGCCACAGCAGCGCGACGACCTCATGGCCCTGGGCACCGACTTGCCGCGGGTGTGGTCCCATCCTTCGGCCAGCAACGCCGTGCGCAAGCGCATCCTGCGCTGCGTGATCAGGGAGATCGTGGCGCGCGTGGACGAGGCGCGCATCGAACTCGTCATGCATTGGCAGGGAGGCGACCACACCGAATTGAGCGTGGTGAAGAACCGCACGGGACAGCACCGCTGGACCACCGATGTTGGGGTCCAGGTTCTGATCGTGCAGCTCGCACGCCAGTTGGGTGACGCTGGCATCGCCTCGTTGCTGAATCGTCTCGGCCACCGGACTGGCAAAGGGCATACCTGGACGGAAATGCGGGTGCGTTCGTTCCGCGGCGACCACCACATTGCGGTCTACCAAAATGGAGAGCGCGAAGCGCGTGGTGAGTTGACTCTGGAGCAAGCCGCTGAAGCGCTCGGGACGAGCAAGATGACGGTGCTGCGCATGATCAGCGTCGCTACACTTCCCGCCACGCAGGCCTGCAAGGGCGCGCCTTGGGCCATCAAGGCCGCCGATTTACAGCGTCCCGAGGTCCGCGCATCGGTCTCATCGCCTGGCGTGCGTCCGCTCCCAGACGATCCTCGACAGATTTCTCTTGAACTTCAATAA
- a CDS encoding DUF1778 domain-containing protein gives MVAIASSPAARSARLGLRATPEQEVVLRRAAEVAHKSLTDFILDSACLAAEQTLLDQRLFMVSGSQYQALMDLLDQPEQPNEGLRDLFSRKAPWDAK, from the coding sequence ATGGTTGCCATTGCATCTTCACCTGCTGCCCGGTCCGCCCGCCTGGGCCTTCGCGCCACTCCCGAACAGGAAGTTGTGCTGCGTCGTGCTGCCGAAGTGGCACACAAATCACTGACCGATTTCATCCTCGACAGCGCCTGCTTGGCCGCTGAGCAGACCCTGCTCGACCAGCGTTTGTTCATGGTCTCGGGCAGCCAGTACCAAGCCCTGATGGATTTACTGGATCAGCCAGAACAACCCAACGAGGGCTTGCGTGATCTGTTTTCGCGCAAAGCACCGTGGGATGCGAAGTGA
- a CDS encoding DEAD/DEAH box helicase family protein has product MNGPEVDLALEMKVLQAENARLVALLEFHGIEWRVPPQPIVVAVQEPEPSRLSTAEKVALFRRLFRGRTDVYPIRWEGKTSGKSGYAPACANEWRAGVCEKPRVKCGDCSNRLLIPLSDAVIYDHLAGEHTVGVYPLLEDDTCYFLAADFDEADWRDDARAFMRSCHELGVPAALEISRSGNGAHAWVFFASRVSARDARRLGTAIISHTCSRTRQLKLESYDRLFPNQDTMPKGGFGNLIALPLQKWRRESGCSVFVDADLRPYPDQWGFLASIQPMAAHDIEPNILRATGGVHPLDVTFIDDEDLATPWKRQSTPNNQLVGQMPKSLTVTLANMVYFEKAQLPQALANRLIRLAAFQNPEFYKAQAMRMSVWDKPRVIGNAENFPQHIALPRGRLDAALDLLRDNGITCDLRDERFGGEPIDVSFVGTLRLDQEAAIAGMLSHDNGVLCAPTAFGKTVTAAAMIARRGVNTLVLVHRTELLKQWQERLQAFLGVGKGVVGTIGGGKAKPTGKIDIAVMQSISRQGEINPLVENYGQLIADECHHVGAVSFDAILKRSKAKYVLGLTATPIRRDGQQPIIFMQCGPIRYTAAKPAGAPHDLEVLQRSRFTRIDLPTDAGIQDVFRHLANDQARTDDIAAEVRDAVSQGRKVLVLTERTEHLDAIKAALDGLEPVPFVLHGRMSKKQRAALVADLDALSPAAPRVLLSTGKLVGEGFDHPPLDTLVLAMPVSWKGTLQQYAGRLHREHASKTDVRIIDFVDTGHPALLRMWDKRQRGYRAMGYRIEAQREFGEISEICAVTTASS; this is encoded by the coding sequence ATGAACGGCCCAGAGGTCGATCTGGCTTTGGAGATGAAAGTCCTCCAGGCCGAAAACGCCCGCTTGGTCGCACTGCTCGAATTTCATGGGATCGAATGGCGGGTGCCGCCACAGCCAATTGTGGTTGCAGTACAGGAGCCAGAGCCATCCCGGTTGTCCACAGCTGAGAAGGTGGCATTGTTCCGTCGTCTGTTTCGCGGGCGCACGGATGTGTACCCAATCCGCTGGGAAGGCAAGACCTCTGGCAAATCTGGCTATGCCCCAGCCTGTGCCAACGAGTGGCGCGCCGGTGTCTGCGAGAAGCCGCGCGTCAAATGTGGCGATTGCAGCAACCGCTTGCTGATCCCACTGTCGGATGCGGTGATCTACGACCATCTGGCTGGCGAGCACACGGTCGGCGTCTATCCGCTGCTAGAGGATGACACCTGCTATTTTCTGGCCGCCGATTTTGACGAGGCCGACTGGCGCGATGACGCGCGAGCCTTCATGCGATCCTGCCATGAACTGGGTGTTCCGGCTGCGCTGGAAATCTCTCGGTCTGGGAATGGCGCGCACGCGTGGGTGTTTTTTGCCAGCCGAGTTTCTGCACGTGATGCCCGGCGTTTGGGCACGGCGATCATCAGCCATACGTGCTCACGCACTCGGCAACTGAAGCTGGAATCCTATGACCGCCTGTTCCCGAATCAGGACACGATGCCCAAAGGCGGCTTCGGCAACCTGATCGCCTTGCCGCTGCAGAAGTGGCGCCGCGAGAGTGGCTGCAGCGTCTTCGTTGATGCCGATCTGCGACCGTATCCCGATCAGTGGGGTTTCCTCGCCTCGATACAGCCCATGGCTGCACACGATATCGAGCCGAATATTCTGCGGGCTACGGGTGGCGTCCATCCGTTGGACGTCACCTTCATCGACGATGAAGACCTCGCCACACCTTGGAAGCGGCAGAGCACGCCGAACAACCAGCTGGTCGGGCAGATGCCCAAGTCGCTGACCGTGACGCTGGCGAACATGGTCTATTTTGAGAAGGCGCAACTGCCGCAGGCTCTGGCCAATCGCCTGATCCGTCTGGCAGCCTTTCAGAATCCGGAGTTTTACAAGGCCCAAGCCATGCGCATGTCGGTATGGGACAAGCCACGCGTCATCGGCAATGCGGAAAATTTCCCGCAGCACATCGCCTTGCCTCGCGGTCGCCTCGATGCCGCGCTGGATCTGCTACGCGATAACGGCATCACCTGCGACCTGCGTGATGAGCGTTTCGGCGGTGAACCCATTGATGTCTCTTTTGTCGGCACTTTGCGCCTTGACCAGGAGGCCGCAATTGCCGGAATGCTGAGTCACGACAATGGGGTGCTGTGCGCTCCGACCGCGTTTGGCAAGACCGTGACCGCAGCAGCGATGATCGCGCGCCGTGGCGTAAACACCTTGGTGCTGGTGCATCGAACCGAGTTGCTCAAGCAATGGCAGGAACGTCTGCAGGCTTTTCTGGGTGTTGGCAAAGGCGTGGTCGGCACCATCGGCGGTGGCAAAGCCAAACCCACCGGCAAAATCGACATCGCCGTAATGCAATCCATCTCCCGGCAAGGCGAGATCAATCCCTTGGTCGAAAATTACGGGCAGTTGATCGCGGACGAGTGCCATCACGTCGGCGCAGTGTCATTCGATGCAATCCTGAAACGGTCCAAGGCCAAATACGTGCTGGGTCTGACGGCGACACCGATTCGCCGCGACGGGCAGCAGCCCATCATCTTCATGCAGTGCGGGCCGATCCGCTACACGGCTGCCAAGCCTGCCGGTGCGCCGCACGATCTCGAAGTGCTGCAGCGTTCACGCTTTACAAGGATCGACCTGCCGACCGATGCAGGCATCCAAGACGTGTTTCGGCATCTCGCCAATGACCAAGCCAGAACAGACGACATCGCCGCCGAGGTGCGCGATGCCGTCTCGCAGGGACGCAAGGTGCTGGTTCTGACCGAACGTACTGAACACCTCGATGCGATCAAGGCGGCACTCGATGGGTTGGAGCCGGTGCCCTTCGTTTTGCACGGTCGAATGTCCAAGAAGCAGCGCGCGGCGCTGGTGGCGGACCTGGATGCACTGTCGCCCGCCGCGCCGCGCGTTCTTCTTTCCACCGGCAAGCTGGTTGGTGAGGGTTTCGATCACCCGCCGCTCGACACACTGGTGCTGGCAATGCCGGTGTCGTGGAAAGGAACGCTGCAGCAGTACGCCGGGCGTCTACACCGCGAGCATGCCAGCAAAACCGACGTGCGGATCATCGATTTCGTGGACACTGGTCACCCGGCACTGCTGCGGATGTGGGATAAGCGGCAGCGCGGCTACCGGGCGATGGGGTACCGCATAGAGGCGCAGCGTGAATTTGGCGAAATCAGCGAAATTTGTGCCGTGACAACGGCTTCCTCCTGA